Proteins from one Chroococcidiopsis sp. CCMEE 29 genomic window:
- a CDS encoding branched-chain amino acid ABC transporter permease: MEAQLAQLIVNGIAVGSIIALAAVGLTLTYGILRLANFAHGDFMTLGAYLTLLANTIGVNIWLSIILGAIGTVAGMLLSEKLLWSPMRDRRATSTTLIIISIGLALFIRNGIILIWGGSNRDYNLPVSPAIPILGLRVPQNQLLVMFLAVLAILALHLLLQNTKIGKAMRAVADNIDLARVSGINVDRVVIWTWVIAGSLTAVGGSMYGLITAVRPNMGWFLILPMFASVILGGIGNPYGAIAAALVIGITQEVSTPWLGSQYKQGVGLFIMILVLLLRPKGLFKGTI; the protein is encoded by the coding sequence ATGGAAGCACAACTAGCTCAATTAATTGTAAATGGCATTGCTGTGGGCAGCATTATTGCCCTAGCTGCGGTAGGACTAACGCTGACTTATGGGATTTTGCGATTGGCTAACTTTGCCCATGGTGACTTTATGACGCTGGGCGCTTATCTAACGCTGCTAGCAAATACCATTGGGGTGAATATCTGGCTCTCAATAATTCTAGGAGCTATCGGCACTGTAGCAGGAATGCTGTTGTCAGAAAAGTTGCTCTGGTCACCGATGCGCGATCGCCGTGCTACTTCCACCACACTCATTATTATCTCAATCGGACTGGCCTTATTTATCCGCAATGGCATTATCTTAATTTGGGGCGGCAGCAACCGGGACTATAATTTGCCTGTCAGCCCTGCTATACCAATCTTGGGATTAAGGGTGCCTCAAAATCAATTGCTGGTTATGTTCCTGGCAGTGCTGGCAATTTTGGCACTGCACTTGTTGTTGCAGAACACGAAAATAGGTAAGGCCATGCGAGCTGTCGCTGATAATATTGACCTCGCCCGTGTTTCTGGTATTAATGTCGATCGGGTTGTGATTTGGACTTGGGTGATTGCTGGAAGTTTAACGGCAGTGGGTGGCAGTATGTATGGGTTGATCACAGCGGTGCGACCAAATATGGGCTGGTTTTTAATTCTGCCCATGTTCGCATCGGTGATTCTTGGGGGAATTGGCAACCCCTACGGCGCGATCGCTGCTGCTTTAGTCATTGGCATCACCCAAGAAGTCAGCACTCCTTGGCTGGGTTCTCAATACAAACAAGGTGTGGGACTGTTCATCATGATTTTAGTGCTGCTGCTCCGTCCTAAAGGCTTGTTCAAAGGCACGATTTAA
- the hrmK gene encoding hybrid histidine kinase/response regulator HrmK — MQQHSTVPEENLEVDSTHEDTVAKTPEAIQILQLRAELWLERCLNQLQRSINHCLSCTLTTPTTEDSEAAIFQTAVDELSVALGTCSVAIALTDTTVSACSLESKPACQICYMALTAQAQAATLDRSTVILITGKKLCLQVGQPISLEDLQQLQNQHPQSAWQLKDELGIISWLITGTPLQVVDGEPLEALKTQLRQQLVERSLAAVAIALAQSRQIQAIALQYQQLEAQNQELVRANKLKSEFLANTSHEIRTPLSSILGFTHLLQAQGFSPDNLRHQEYLNIILNSGQHLLALINDILDLSKIEANQLEVQMETVDVPELCRSVLALVKEKASDKGLQLRLDLEPHATVLVADSLRLKQMLFNLLSNALKFTSQGTVGLQVKQKSIFIHFTVWDTGTGISQEEQALLFQPYRQIANVVAGRQEGTGLGLALTHKLVELHGGWVEFQSEINHGSQFTIVLPLTAAAGVREQGEQREQGEQGEQGEQSTINNQQSTIDSLILLVEDNVHNAKLINTYLRKLGYQVNWVQNAAQMWQALEGLQPGLILMDIQLPDVDGFTLLQQLQAHEHYRTIPVIAQTAMAMKGDRETCLAAGAVDYISKPIDLKALALLVSKYSNARAV; from the coding sequence ATGCAGCAGCATTCAACTGTCCCAGAAGAGAATTTAGAAGTAGATTCGACCCACGAGGATACAGTTGCCAAAACTCCAGAGGCAATCCAAATCTTGCAGCTTCGTGCTGAGTTGTGGCTGGAGCGTTGCTTGAACCAACTTCAACGAAGCATCAATCATTGCCTGTCCTGTACTTTAACAACTCCAACAACGGAAGATTCAGAAGCAGCAATTTTTCAGACAGCCGTTGATGAGTTAAGTGTCGCACTCGGAACCTGCAGTGTTGCTATTGCTCTTACTGACACCACAGTTAGTGCCTGTTCCCTGGAGTCAAAACCAGCCTGCCAAATTTGCTATATGGCTCTTACAGCGCAAGCACAGGCGGCAACACTCGACCGGTCTACAGTCATTTTGATAACAGGGAAAAAACTCTGCTTGCAAGTAGGACAACCGATCAGCCTAGAAGATTTGCAGCAACTCCAAAACCAGCATCCACAGAGTGCTTGGCAACTAAAAGATGAGCTGGGAATAATCAGCTGGCTGATTACTGGCACGCCGCTACAGGTAGTTGATGGCGAGCCTCTAGAAGCATTGAAAACACAACTCAGACAGCAACTGGTCGAGCGATCGCTGGCGGCGGTAGCGATCGCCTTGGCACAGAGTCGGCAAATACAGGCAATAGCTTTACAGTATCAACAGTTAGAAGCCCAAAACCAAGAACTTGTACGCGCTAATAAACTCAAAAGCGAATTTTTGGCTAATACGAGTCATGAAATCCGCACACCCTTGAGTTCAATTCTCGGTTTTACCCACCTACTGCAAGCGCAAGGTTTCAGTCCTGATAACCTCCGGCACCAGGAGTATCTCAACATCATTCTTAACAGTGGTCAGCACCTGCTAGCTTTAATCAACGACATCCTAGATCTGTCCAAGATTGAAGCTAATCAGCTGGAAGTGCAGATGGAAACAGTGGATGTACCAGAATTGTGCCGCAGTGTCCTGGCTTTAGTAAAGGAAAAAGCCAGCGATAAAGGTTTGCAACTCCGCCTAGACTTAGAACCCCACGCCACCGTTTTGGTTGCTGATTCTTTGCGGCTGAAGCAAATGCTGTTTAATCTGCTGTCTAATGCTCTAAAGTTTACCAGTCAGGGAACAGTGGGCTTACAGGTAAAACAAAAAAGCATATTTATCCATTTCACGGTTTGGGATACTGGCACGGGTATTTCCCAAGAGGAGCAGGCTCTACTGTTTCAACCCTATCGCCAAATTGCCAATGTTGTTGCGGGTCGCCAGGAAGGCACGGGTTTGGGTTTAGCGCTAACTCATAAATTGGTCGAACTGCATGGTGGCTGGGTAGAATTCCAGTCCGAAATCAATCATGGTTCGCAGTTTACTATTGTTCTTCCCCTCACAGCGGCGGCGGGTGTCAGAGAGCAGGGAGAGCAGAGGGAGCAGGGGGAGCAGGGGGAGCAGGGGGAGCAATCAACAATCAACAATCAACAATCAACAATTGACTCGCTCATTTTGCTGGTCGAAGACAATGTTCACAATGCCAAGCTGATAAACACTTACCTAAGGAAATTGGGTTATCAGGTGAATTGGGTGCAGAATGCTGCTCAAATGTGGCAGGCTCTGGAAGGATTACAACCTGGGCTGATTTTAATGGATATTCAGCTACCAGATGTAGATGGTTTCACACTGTTGCAGCAACTCCAAGCACACGAGCATTACCGAACAATTCCGGTGATTGCCCAAACAGCGATGGCGATGAAAGGCGATCGCGAAACTTGCCTAGCTGCCGGAGCAGTTGATTACATTTCTAAGCCAATTGACCTAAAAGCCCTAGCCCTACTCGTTTCAAAATACAGCAATGCCAGAGCTGTTTAA
- a CDS encoding GAF domain-containing protein: MLHTLDGSQVRPFQELLLQSTLHFLIVEDVMADVELMVLTLETASITFTYDTADTLSDCQQLLQQKTYDAVLADYCLPQFTPYKALKLLKQSGQEIPLILVTGSLGEEAAVECIKAGITDYVLKDRLFRLPMVLARSLQEFELRRQQQAAVAQIQRQAQQDAIINRILQAMHGTLALDQMLQTTANKLHSVLEVSRCLIFLPDSTGQMTVHYVSDATLDSDRQVGLRCMALEYYKDALAQGTQVLISRIEPISPPEVQAAASQFVARSFLMTPVVYQQQFLAMIGLQQCDREREWTADEISLVKVISDQCAIAIHQAQLFHQVQQQAARERTLNLISRALNSSLNPEYILQEIVRLTGECFGVDRVIIYAIGAEQVQVATEWRASNSVFSVLGFKSSRSAWLDILSPESSLVRQDGIFHAPDFSQIPQPPDQLELSQQMQNLSMLSVPIFIRDQLFGGISLQTTVIHRTFTEEEIHLLEGIADKAAIALYNAESYERLEELVKQRTQELEQEKLLSDAANRAKSEFLSNMSHELRTPLTGILGFSSILLEQIFGPLNAKQQRYIEGIHSSGKHLLELINDLLDLTKIEAGKEDLILERLLVEEVGQACLSLFRERCFQRGLQLSWEIAPDVSICIADRRRLKQILVNLLSNAVKFTDTGSVTLRVKQTEQAIEFSVIDTGIGIATADQSSIFQPFQQLDSSLNRKYEGTGLGLALSRKLARLHGGDITLYSELGQGSCFTLHLPLAPL; the protein is encoded by the coding sequence ATGCTACACACCTTAGATGGCTCTCAGGTGAGACCTTTTCAGGAACTACTACTCCAATCAACCCTCCACTTCCTGATTGTGGAAGATGTGATGGCGGATGTAGAGTTAATGGTACTCACCTTAGAAACAGCAAGCATAACCTTCACCTACGACACAGCAGATACATTGAGTGATTGCCAGCAACTGCTGCAACAGAAAACCTATGATGCGGTATTGGCAGATTATTGTCTGCCTCAGTTCACGCCCTACAAGGCGTTGAAACTACTAAAGCAATCAGGACAAGAAATTCCCTTGATTCTAGTTACAGGTAGTTTGGGAGAAGAGGCAGCGGTTGAGTGTATTAAGGCTGGAATAACCGACTACGTGCTGAAAGATCGGTTGTTTCGCTTGCCTATGGTTTTAGCGCGATCGCTTCAAGAGTTTGAGCTACGCCGCCAACAACAGGCAGCCGTTGCCCAAATTCAGCGCCAGGCCCAGCAGGATGCAATCATTAATCGTATCCTCCAAGCAATGCACGGCACATTGGCGCTGGATCAGATGCTGCAAACAACGGCAAATAAGTTGCACTCTGTTTTGGAGGTGAGTCGTTGCCTCATTTTTCTGCCCGATAGTACTGGACAAATGACGGTTCACTATGTGTCAGATGCCACGCTTGACTCAGATCGCCAAGTCGGATTACGGTGTATGGCTTTGGAGTACTACAAAGATGCCCTTGCCCAAGGCACCCAAGTATTAATCAGTCGAATTGAGCCAATTTCACCACCAGAGGTGCAGGCGGCAGCCTCTCAATTTGTTGCGCGTAGTTTTTTGATGACACCGGTTGTATATCAACAACAGTTTCTGGCTATGATTGGTCTACAGCAGTGTGATCGCGAACGAGAATGGACTGCTGATGAAATCTCGCTAGTGAAAGTGATTAGCGATCAGTGTGCGATCGCCATTCATCAAGCGCAGCTGTTTCACCAAGTTCAACAACAGGCTGCTAGAGAGCGAACACTAAATCTGATCAGCCGGGCGCTCAATTCTAGCCTAAATCCAGAATATATTTTGCAGGAAATTGTGAGGTTGACAGGAGAATGCTTCGGCGTTGATCGGGTGATTATCTATGCTATAGGAGCAGAACAGGTTCAGGTGGCAACAGAATGGCGGGCGAGTAACAGTGTTTTTTCTGTACTAGGCTTTAAATCTTCTCGATCTGCTTGGCTGGATATATTGAGCCCTGAATCCAGTTTAGTGCGTCAAGATGGGATTTTCCATGCTCCAGATTTTAGCCAAATTCCTCAACCTCCAGATCAATTAGAACTCTCACAGCAGATGCAAAACCTTTCGATGCTGAGTGTTCCGATTTTTATCCGCGACCAGTTATTTGGCGGTATATCGTTGCAGACAACCGTGATTCACCGGACGTTTACAGAAGAAGAAATTCACTTACTAGAGGGAATTGCCGACAAAGCTGCGATCGCCTTATACAATGCTGAAAGCTATGAGCGCCTAGAGGAATTAGTTAAACAGCGCACCCAAGAATTAGAGCAGGAAAAATTACTTTCAGATGCCGCTAATCGTGCTAAAAGCGAATTTTTGAGCAACATGAGCCACGAACTGCGGACTCCCCTAACTGGAATTTTGGGTTTTTCTAGTATCCTCCTCGAACAAATTTTTGGACCATTAAATGCCAAACAACAACGATATATAGAAGGCATCCATAGTTCTGGAAAGCACTTATTGGAACTGATTAACGACCTGCTTGATTTAACCAAAATTGAAGCTGGTAAAGAAGACTTGATTTTAGAAAGGCTGCTAGTAGAGGAAGTGGGGCAAGCGTGTTTATCTTTGTTTCGAGAACGATGCTTCCAGCGAGGTCTGCAATTGTCCTGGGAAATCGCGCCTGATGTGAGTATCTGTATTGCCGATCGCCGTCGCCTGAAGCAAATCTTGGTTAACCTTTTGTCTAACGCCGTCAAATTTACAGATACTGGTTCAGTCACGCTGAGGGTGAAGCAAACTGAACAGGCAATTGAGTTTTCTGTGATTGATACCGGCATTGGCATTGCTACAGCAGATCAATCGTCTATATTTCAACCATTTCAACAACTTGATAGTAGTCTGAATCGCAAATATGAAGGAACTGGTCTGGGTTTAGCCTTATCGCGTAAGTTAGCACGGCTACATGGCGGCGATATCACTTTGTACTCGGAGTTAGGGCAGGGGAGTTGCTTTACCTTACACTTGCCCCTCGCCCCTCTCTAA
- the larE gene encoding ATP-dependent sacrificial sulfur transferase LarE → MLEQKLEQLRTLFTEMEQALIAYSGGVDSTLVAKVAYDALGDRALAVTAVSPSLLPEELEDAQIQATEIGIAHKVLQTNEMDNPNYTGNPVNRCYFCKSELHDTLKPLAVQLGYLYVVDGVNADDLRDYRPGIQAAKERGVRSPLAELGITKAEVRQISKQLGLYWWDKPAQPCLSSRFPYGEEITVGKLQRVGRAEIYLRRLGWQNLRVRSEGDTARIELPPEQIKEFVLTTDLQAIISAFQVYGFVYVTLDLEGYRSGKLNQGLIHAQTSLKI, encoded by the coding sequence ATGCTAGAGCAAAAGCTTGAGCAACTGAGAACCTTATTTACAGAAATGGAGCAGGCTTTAATTGCTTACTCTGGTGGGGTTGACAGCACTTTGGTTGCTAAGGTTGCTTACGATGCCTTGGGCGATCGCGCTTTGGCTGTAACAGCTGTTTCTCCTTCGCTGTTGCCAGAAGAGTTAGAAGACGCACAGATCCAGGCTACTGAGATTGGGATTGCCCATAAAGTACTCCAAACTAATGAAATGGATAACCCCAATTACACAGGGAACCCGGTTAATCGTTGTTATTTCTGTAAAAGCGAATTGCACGATACGCTAAAACCACTGGCGGTACAGCTAGGCTATCTCTATGTAGTAGATGGGGTTAATGCGGACGATCTGCGGGATTATCGACCGGGAATTCAAGCGGCAAAAGAACGCGGGGTGCGATCGCCTTTAGCAGAATTGGGCATTACCAAAGCTGAAGTCCGGCAAATTTCCAAACAGCTAGGTCTTTACTGGTGGGATAAACCAGCTCAACCTTGTCTTAGTTCCCGCTTTCCTTATGGTGAAGAAATTACTGTGGGTAAGTTGCAAAGGGTAGGAAGAGCGGAAATTTATTTGCGGCGGTTGGGTTGGCAGAATCTGCGAGTACGTTCTGAAGGTGATACGGCACGAATTGAGTTACCGCCAGAGCAAATCAAGGAGTTTGTGTTGACAACAGATTTACAGGCGATCATTTCAGCGTTTCAGGTTTATGGCTTTGTGTATGTAACGCTGGATTTAGAGGGTTATCGCAGTGGTAAGTTGAATCAGGGTTTGATACATGCCCAAACATCATTGAAAATTTGA
- a CDS encoding chloride channel protein, with translation MLPAALRQRFRQWLRPRRTSAIAEACLIGLFAALSAVLLQAGAGWLGAWRVHASHLFPAWIVLPAVGLSFGFLAGLLVERLAPEAAGSGIPHVKAALANVPIQLSLRVAVVKLVSAIIALGSGLALGRQGPTVHVGAALAAQFSRWFPTSPDHRRQMIAAGAGAGLAAAFNAPITGVLFVVEELLQDLSGLTLGTAIIASFIGAVVSRLLGGRSMELNLVLTAHSTSFSLTELPFFLLLGILAGLLGSLFNRGIIASLKFYRQIHLSLPLRIALAGFVSGVAIALLPPAFRDNTGLREFLVTGEAAWYWAAIAFVAQFILTLVAFGSGAPGGLFAPSLILGSALGYLVGVGEYNLTGIGSPPTYALAGMGAFFSVVSRVPITAIVIVFEMTTDFNLVLPLMIGSVTAYLTAESVAPGSLYDWLLEWNGIHLEKEPTSKGLLAELTAKDVMQPRVETLGAQMTLEEAVQAFSRSHHRGFPIVDDGKLVGIITQTDLVKVRDRGLPSDTRLSEIMTPQPVTVSPIATLGHVLYVLDRYQISRLPVVEGRKLIGIITRADIIRAEADKLNGETGQMGPQPEPSYVVYQTRSPSVGRGRLLVLLANPQTAAPLLQFAAAIARDRHYELECIQVILIPRHSSPAETKVKTAKSRRLLRQAEVLGKKWKIPVHTQIRVAHDLAQAILETVKERHIDLILMGWKGNTITPGRIFGSAIDTLIRQAACDVVLVKFGKEGRGARGVDAQAASRRVGREKINLSSPASPAPPASPALQFDRWLVPMAGGPNSKAAILLLPALVTLGNAPASEIRLCQVFEPTEAEPDTTVLKQARRYLTQYRNLSSKVTAAAVKASSVSDSVVNLVKTANFDVVMLGASREGLLQQAVNGNIPAAIASRVDNSTVILVRGAITKE, from the coding sequence ATGCTCCCTGCTGCTCTACGTCAGCGCTTTCGTCAATGGTTACGCCCTCGCCGTACTAGTGCGATCGCTGAAGCCTGTTTGATTGGTTTATTCGCAGCATTATCTGCTGTTTTGCTGCAAGCAGGAGCAGGATGGCTTGGGGCATGGCGAGTCCATGCTTCCCACCTGTTCCCAGCCTGGATCGTATTACCAGCAGTTGGACTCTCGTTTGGATTTCTCGCTGGATTGCTAGTTGAGCGATTGGCACCAGAAGCTGCTGGTAGTGGCATCCCTCATGTCAAAGCTGCCCTTGCCAATGTGCCAATTCAACTTTCATTGCGTGTTGCCGTCGTTAAGCTAGTCAGCGCAATCATCGCGCTAGGTTCTGGGCTGGCTCTGGGGCGGCAAGGACCAACCGTCCATGTAGGGGCAGCCCTAGCGGCTCAGTTCAGTCGTTGGTTTCCCACCTCCCCCGATCATCGGCGGCAGATGATTGCTGCGGGTGCGGGTGCGGGGTTAGCGGCTGCTTTCAATGCTCCCATTACGGGGGTTTTGTTTGTGGTTGAGGAGCTACTCCAAGATTTATCTGGTCTGACGCTCGGCACTGCTATAATTGCTTCTTTTATTGGTGCAGTTGTCTCCAGGCTGTTGGGTGGTCGCAGCATGGAACTTAACTTAGTATTGACTGCACACTCTACTAGCTTCTCGCTGACTGAACTTCCTTTTTTCCTGCTGCTGGGAATACTGGCAGGATTACTGGGTTCCCTATTTAATCGGGGGATTATTGCTAGTCTGAAATTTTATCGTCAGATCCACCTTAGTTTACCGCTGCGAATAGCGTTAGCTGGGTTCGTTTCGGGTGTGGCGATCGCATTGCTACCCCCTGCCTTTCGGGATAATACTGGGTTGCGAGAGTTTCTGGTTACTGGGGAGGCGGCGTGGTACTGGGCAGCGATCGCGTTTGTAGCTCAATTCATTCTCACCCTAGTTGCCTTTGGCTCTGGAGCGCCGGGCGGTTTATTTGCTCCCAGCCTGATCTTAGGTTCTGCACTTGGCTACCTAGTTGGTGTAGGTGAGTACAACTTGACAGGAATCGGTTCGCCCCCAACATATGCCCTGGCAGGAATGGGGGCATTTTTTAGCGTGGTTTCCAGGGTTCCCATTACAGCGATAGTCATCGTATTTGAGATGACTACAGACTTCAATTTGGTACTGCCGTTAATGATTGGCTCTGTAACGGCTTACCTAACTGCTGAAAGTGTCGCTCCTGGATCGCTATATGACTGGCTTTTGGAGTGGAATGGGATTCACTTGGAAAAAGAACCTACTTCAAAGGGACTGTTGGCGGAGTTAACAGCAAAAGACGTGATGCAGCCAAGAGTGGAAACGCTCGGAGCGCAAATGACTTTGGAGGAAGCAGTACAGGCGTTTTCTCGCTCCCATCATCGCGGCTTTCCGATAGTGGACGACGGGAAACTGGTGGGTATTATCACGCAAACCGATCTAGTCAAGGTGCGCGATCGGGGTCTGCCTAGTGATACTCGCTTGAGCGAAATTATGACACCGCAACCAGTAACTGTCAGCCCCATTGCTACCTTGGGTCATGTGCTGTATGTACTTGATCGGTATCAAATCAGTCGCTTACCGGTAGTTGAGGGTCGCAAGCTGATTGGCATTATTACCCGTGCCGATATCATCCGGGCAGAAGCAGATAAACTCAATGGTGAGACTGGGCAGATGGGACCTCAACCTGAGCCTTCCTACGTGGTTTATCAAACGCGATCGCCGAGTGTAGGGCGGGGGCGGTTATTAGTGCTACTGGCTAATCCCCAAACAGCAGCACCACTATTACAGTTTGCAGCTGCGATTGCGCGCGATCGCCACTATGAACTGGAGTGTATTCAAGTAATTCTCATCCCGCGCCACAGTTCCCCGGCTGAAACCAAGGTAAAAACAGCAAAAAGCCGTCGGTTGCTGCGTCAGGCTGAAGTTTTAGGAAAAAAGTGGAAAATTCCTGTTCATACACAGATCCGGGTTGCCCACGATCTGGCGCAGGCAATTTTAGAGACAGTCAAAGAACGGCACATTGACCTAATCTTGATGGGCTGGAAAGGTAACACTATCACACCGGGTCGAATTTTTGGCAGCGCTATAGACACCCTAATTCGGCAGGCAGCATGTGATGTTGTACTAGTTAAATTCGGTAAAGAGGGGCGAGGGGCGAGGGGCGTAGACGCGCAAGCGGCTTCTCGAAGAGTGGGGCGAGAGAAGATAAATTTATCTTCCCCTGCTTCCCCTGCTCCCCCTGCCTCCCCTGCTCTCCAGTTTGATCGCTGGCTAGTGCCAATGGCAGGTGGTCCCAATTCCAAAGCAGCAATTCTACTCCTCCCAGCTTTGGTAACTTTGGGGAATGCTCCAGCCTCAGAAATCCGACTTTGCCAGGTGTTTGAACCAACAGAGGCTGAACCAGACACTACAGTTCTTAAACAAGCGCGCCGCTATCTCACCCAGTATCGCAACTTGTCTAGCAAGGTAACCGCTGCCGCAGTCAAAGCCAGTTCTGTCTCAGACAGTGTAGTCAATCTAGTTAAAACCGCTAATTTTGATGTCGTCATGTTGGGAGCAAGCCGCGAAGGATTACTCCAACAGGCAGTTAATGGCAATATTCCGGCAGCGATCGCTAGCCGTGTAGACAACAGCACTGTGATTTTAGTGCGGGGTGCGATCACTAAGGAATAG
- a CDS encoding TldD/PmbA family protein, with product MGSENFPETLAEQLLELAAQSGAEAAEVYQSRSLSRPVFFEANRLKQLESAQSEGTALRLWREGCPGLAVAYGPVEPQAIVERALALSQLNTPEPIELGSDSKPGYPDLGEAVPVEQLVEWGKQAIALIRDAYPEVLVSAEWDSEVETTRLVNSQGLDCHYTDTTLSCYLSAEWVRGDDFLSVSDGQAQRGSLHPEKLAHQILKRLGWAKENVASPTGRIPVLFTSKAADMLWNTIQAALNGKRVLEKASPWTDHLGQSIVSAALTLYQDPEAGPFSCPFDDEGTPSQPLVFIQKGILQHFYSDRTVARLLGTSTTGNGFRPGLGSYPTPGLFNLLIQPGKGSLSDLINQLDEGLIVDQMLGGGGSISGDFSINVDLGYRVKNGQVVGRVKDTMVAGNVYTALKQLVALGGDADWNGSCYTPSLIVDGLSTTGRS from the coding sequence ATGGGTTCTGAAAATTTTCCAGAGACACTAGCAGAACAGCTGCTGGAGTTAGCCGCCCAATCGGGGGCAGAGGCGGCAGAAGTGTATCAATCGCGATCGCTGTCTCGCCCGGTTTTTTTTGAAGCTAACCGCCTCAAGCAGCTGGAAAGCGCCCAATCGGAAGGCACAGCACTGCGGCTATGGAGAGAGGGTTGTCCAGGGCTAGCAGTGGCTTACGGACCTGTGGAACCTCAGGCAATCGTAGAAAGAGCTTTAGCACTGAGTCAGTTGAATACACCCGAACCGATTGAACTTGGCAGCGATTCAAAGCCTGGGTATCCTGATTTAGGCGAGGCGGTACCAGTAGAACAGCTGGTGGAATGGGGAAAACAAGCGATCGCTTTGATTCGAGACGCTTATCCAGAAGTCCTGGTTAGTGCTGAGTGGGATAGTGAAGTTGAAACGACCCGCTTGGTCAACTCTCAAGGTCTAGATTGCCATTACACTGACACCACACTCAGCTGTTATCTATCAGCAGAATGGGTACGAGGGGATGATTTTTTGAGTGTGTCTGATGGTCAAGCTCAACGGGGCAGTCTTCATCCAGAAAAACTTGCTCACCAAATCTTAAAGCGGCTAGGCTGGGCAAAGGAAAACGTTGCCTCCCCGACTGGCCGCATCCCAGTTTTATTCACTTCTAAAGCGGCTGATATGCTGTGGAATACGATTCAGGCGGCGCTGAATGGTAAACGGGTGCTAGAAAAGGCTTCACCTTGGACCGATCACCTTGGTCAATCTATAGTTTCAGCAGCGCTTACCCTCTATCAAGATCCAGAGGCGGGACCATTTAGCTGCCCGTTTGACGATGAAGGCACTCCCAGTCAACCACTTGTTTTTATCCAAAAGGGAATTTTGCAGCATTTTTATAGCGATCGCACGGTCGCCCGTCTGCTGGGTACTAGCACCACTGGCAACGGTTTTCGGCCTGGATTGGGCAGCTATCCCACGCCGGGTTTATTTAATCTACTAATTCAACCTGGGAAAGGCTCGCTATCAGACTTAATTAACCAGTTGGACGAGGGACTGATTGTAGATCAAATGTTAGGCGGCGGCGGCAGCATCTCTGGTGATTTTTCGATTAACGTCGATTTAGGCTATCGAGTAAAAAATGGCCAGGTTGTCGGCCGAGTGAAAGATACGATGGTTGCTGGTAACGTCTATACAGCACTAAAGCAACTGGTTGCGCTAGGCGGCGATGCTGACTGGAACGGATCTTGTTACACTCCGTCTCTGATTGTGGATGGACTATCCACCACAGGACGAAGTTAA
- a CDS encoding Tab2/Atab2 family RNA-binding protein, translating to MGSIWELDFYSRPILDENQKKVWEVLVCESPLDTRTQTDSLFRYAQFCPSTQVNSTWLRMALQEAITKAGKAPRQFRFFRRQMNNMIAKACEELGIPAQPSRRTIALFHWLQQRTEEVYPNQPGYQPSTNPSVHYEPSISQRLPDAITGQQWAFVNLEAAAFEEMHEWDIGFGEAFPLQMIRGIVPETKVPGLVIFSPRAVPLAGWMSGLELAFLQFNNSSSGGARLCLESGINDNWILASLKNQQTLAEAKAFEEAKQKASGVHFLAVQSSPEAESFAGFWLLQEINLP from the coding sequence ATGGGTAGTATTTGGGAGTTAGATTTCTACTCCCGTCCAATCTTGGATGAGAACCAGAAAAAAGTTTGGGAAGTCTTGGTGTGTGAAAGCCCTTTGGATACACGCACACAAACTGATTCCCTGTTTCGTTATGCTCAGTTTTGTCCCAGTACACAGGTAAATTCTACTTGGTTACGGATGGCTTTGCAGGAGGCGATTACAAAAGCAGGAAAAGCGCCCCGCCAGTTCCGCTTTTTCCGCCGCCAGATGAACAACATGATCGCTAAAGCCTGCGAGGAATTAGGAATTCCAGCGCAGCCTAGCCGCCGCACAATTGCCCTGTTTCACTGGCTGCAACAACGGACCGAGGAAGTGTATCCTAACCAGCCCGGTTATCAGCCCAGTACTAACCCGTCTGTCCACTACGAACCCTCCATATCCCAACGCCTACCGGATGCCATAACAGGGCAACAATGGGCGTTTGTCAATTTGGAAGCAGCTGCATTTGAGGAAATGCACGAGTGGGATATTGGCTTTGGGGAGGCTTTTCCCTTGCAGATGATTAGGGGAATAGTGCCGGAAACAAAAGTTCCAGGTCTAGTGATTTTCTCTCCTAGAGCAGTACCTTTGGCTGGGTGGATGTCAGGATTGGAGCTAGCTTTCCTCCAGTTCAACAACAGTAGCAGTGGGGGAGCGAGATTGTGTTTAGAAAGTGGGATTAATGACAACTGGATTCTAGCTAGTCTGAAGAACCAACAAACCCTAGCAGAAGCGAAGGCCTTTGAGGAGGCTAAGCAAAAAGCCAGTGGTGTACATTTTTTGGCTGTTCAGTCGAGTCCAGAAGCAGAATCCTTTGCAGGTTTTTGGCTGTTGCAAGAGATCAATTTGCCGTAA